In the genome of Oncorhynchus mykiss isolate Arlee chromosome 30, USDA_OmykA_1.1, whole genome shotgun sequence, the window TGTAAACCACTGGTGGTTATTGGTTGGCATGCTAACACCGGAAAGCATTGAACCAGAGAAGACAAGGCTCTTgcatgagagaggggagatgagttGGCCTATGTGGTATGCACTACTGCAGGCTATTATCTGTCTATGATAACTCACCACCTACATTAATGTGTAGAAGGGCTGCCAGAGTTCCAGTAAATGCAGAGACCACCTACCTTGACTTTACCGGAAGAAACCATACATGGATCGATAGAATTATCATAGATAGTCATCATAGAAGTGAAGCCACACAGTTGTCCTCAGAAAAAAACGCTGTCTTGTGTATATAAAGGGGCCATATGAATCAGGTCATCCTGGATCGTTTGACAAGCCCTCCAAACATGCACACCATGAACAAACTTCtactcactgttctcctcacctATCTGGGACATTCGGGTAAGTCTCTCTGCTGAACTCAATGGACACGCATCAATGAGATTCTAACATTTGCCTATTACCTTGCGGTTTAGTTAATTGTGGCTGTTTGTACTACTTTTACCCTCTCAGTTGCATTTGGGGGTCAAATCATCAATGGAAAAAAAGCCAAGAGGAATTCCCTGCAGTACATGGCCTCTGTGCAGAACGATGAGAAGCACATCTGTGGAGGATTCCTGATCACTCCAGAGTTTGTGCTAACAGCTGCACACTGCAACAAAAGGTACAGTAGTAGCCTAACTCAATTACAACTGTAAATTCCAAATAGTAGCATATCATTCATTACATGTAGCATATCAGTGTCCTTACTACTCAGACTGATAAACACATTGTTCTGAGTCTTGTCTAGCAACTTGAGTGTTGTTCTTGGTACCCACAACATCAAGAAGGGCCTCGGGAAAGCTGTCAGATACAATGTGGAACGCAAATGCAAACCCAACTCATATAAAAATGTAAAGGATGGTAGTGACATCATGCTTCTAAAGGTAGGGCTTTAGTTAAATATATTATTCTTCATATGATATGACAGAGTATCCTAAAAGTGCTAGAAGGTCATATACTTTCATAACTGCTAAACAGATAATAAATGTTTGTTTCAAGCTGTCTAGGGAAGCTAAATTAAGCAAATCCGTGAACAAAGTGAGGCTTCCAACCAAGGATAAAGTCCTCAAACCCAAAACAAAGTGCCTTGCTGCTGGATGGGGCCTCACAAAAATAGGCGCAATCGTTGACGACCTTCAAGTGGTGGACGTGGAAGCCATTGATCTGAAGGTCTGCCAGAAGCAGTGGGATCACGTCAAAGTTAATCTTCCTCCCAATGTCACCTGTGCAGGTGGATACATGACCGACAAAGGCACATGTCAGGTTTGTCTAACTGAATTTACATTCAATACACACACATCGTACATGAAGATCCAAAGCAAGAACCAGTAAGCAATGTTTGGCATGTAAGGTGATTATTTTCTTTCCCACAGGGGGATTCTGGTGGTCCTTTGGTATGCAATGGAGAGGCAGTGGGAATCGTCTCCTTCAACATGAGGGGAAACTGTGCCTATCCCAACGTGCCCAATGTTTACACTCA includes:
- the LOC110521419 gene encoding mast cell protease 2, with amino-acid sequence MNQVILDRLTSPPNMHTMNKLLLTVLLTYLGHSVAFGGQIINGKKAKRNSLQYMASVQNDEKHICGGFLITPEFVLTAAHCNKSNLSVVLGTHNIKKGLGKAVRYNVERKCKPNSYKNVKDGSDIMLLKLSREAKLSKSVNKVRLPTKDKVLKPKTKCLAAGWGLTKIGAIVDDLQVVDVEAIDLKVCQKQWDHVKVNLPPNVTCAGGYMTDKGTCQGDSGGPLVCNGEAVGIVSFNMRGNCAYPNVPNVYTQISKYLPWIKKVINKQSC